A stretch of the Azospirillum thiophilum genome encodes the following:
- a CDS encoding Hpt domain-containing protein: protein MSEPQADLLDEEQVSLLLEVLTAEDWDASVAGFTDNGRKTVDRLIAQASAGEPHDRTAHTLKGTALNLGAAALGRLAKELEHAPSADVVAQADHLCDLLERSLAALRTCKPIDV from the coding sequence ATGAGCGAACCGCAAGCCGACCTTCTGGACGAGGAGCAGGTGTCCCTGCTGCTGGAGGTGCTGACCGCCGAGGACTGGGACGCATCGGTCGCCGGTTTCACCGACAACGGGCGCAAGACCGTCGACAGGCTGATCGCCCAGGCCAGCGCCGGGGAGCCGCACGACCGCACCGCCCACACGCTGAAGGGCACCGCGCTGAACCTGGGCGCCGCTGCGCTCGGCCGTCTGGCGAAGGAGCTGGAACACGCCCCGTCCGCCGACGTTGTCGCGCAGGCGGATCACCTCTGCGACCTGCTGGAACGCTCGCTGGCCGCGCTCCGCACCTGCAAGCCGATCGACGTCTGA
- the guaD gene encoding guanine deaminase, translating to MTDQPAASPSAAPVSAAIRGRLLSFHRAPVGPGNLDALRHHEDGLLLVGVDGRIAAVGDWAALRGQVPDGVTVDDHRGRLVLPGFIDTHIHFPQTQVIASYGAQLLDWLEKYTFIEEQKFADPAHAAANAAFFMDELLRNGTTTAVVYGSVHPQSVDALFAEAEARGAGLIAGKVMMDRHAPAVLTDTAESGYRDSKDLIARWHGRGRQRYAVTPRFAITSTEAQLEAAGALLREHPGVHMQTHLSENTEEIATVRRLFPGARDYTDVYDRFGLLGPTSLFGHCIHLSEAEMIRLHQSGSVAVFCPTSNLFIGSGLFDLDALSKPERPVRTAIATDVGGGTSYSMLRTAAEGYKVLQLQGRNLPALAALYWMTRGNAEALGMAGEIGSLEPGCWADLVVLDPAATPAMRHRMKTVEGDLEEELFIQVTLGDDRSVAATYLRGRNSHLRQTCA from the coding sequence ATGACCGACCAGCCCGCCGCCTCTCCATCTGCCGCCCCCGTATCCGCCGCCATCCGCGGACGCCTGCTCAGCTTCCACCGCGCGCCCGTGGGGCCGGGCAACCTCGATGCCCTGCGCCATCACGAGGACGGGCTGCTGCTGGTCGGGGTCGATGGCCGCATCGCCGCGGTGGGGGACTGGGCCGCGCTGCGCGGCCAGGTGCCGGACGGCGTCACGGTCGACGACCATCGCGGCCGGCTGGTGCTGCCGGGCTTCATCGACACCCACATCCATTTCCCGCAGACCCAGGTCATCGCCTCCTACGGGGCGCAGCTGCTGGACTGGCTGGAAAAATACACCTTCATCGAGGAGCAGAAATTCGCCGACCCGGCCCACGCCGCCGCCAATGCCGCCTTCTTCATGGACGAGCTGCTGCGCAACGGCACGACGACCGCGGTGGTCTACGGCTCGGTTCACCCGCAGTCGGTCGACGCCCTGTTCGCGGAGGCCGAGGCGCGCGGCGCCGGGCTGATCGCCGGCAAGGTGATGATGGACCGCCACGCCCCGGCCGTCCTGACCGATACGGCGGAAAGCGGCTACCGCGACAGCAAGGATCTCATCGCCCGCTGGCATGGGCGCGGCCGGCAGCGCTACGCCGTCACCCCGCGCTTCGCCATCACCTCGACTGAGGCGCAGCTGGAGGCGGCTGGCGCGCTGCTGCGCGAGCATCCCGGCGTCCACATGCAGACCCACCTGTCGGAGAACACCGAGGAGATCGCGACGGTGCGCCGCCTGTTCCCCGGTGCCCGCGACTATACCGACGTGTACGACCGCTTCGGGCTGCTGGGGCCGACCTCGCTGTTCGGCCACTGCATCCATCTGTCCGAGGCGGAGATGATCCGGCTGCACCAGAGCGGGTCGGTCGCCGTCTTCTGCCCGACCAGCAACCTGTTCATCGGCAGCGGCCTGTTCGATCTCGACGCCCTGTCGAAGCCGGAACGGCCGGTGCGCACCGCCATCGCCACCGATGTCGGCGGCGGCACCAGCTATTCCATGCTGCGCACCGCGGCGGAGGGCTACAAGGTGCTGCAGCTGCAAGGCCGCAACCTGCCGGCGCTGGCGGCGCTGTACTGGATGACCCGCGGCAATGCCGAGGCGCTGGGAATGGCCGGCGAGATCGGCAGCCTGGAGCCCGGCTGCTGGGCCGACCTCGTCGTGCTCGACCCGGCGGCGACGCCGGCTATGCGACATCGCATGAAGACGGTGGAGGGCGACCTGGAGGAGGAACTGTTCATCCAGGTGACGTTGGGCGACGACCGTTCCGTCGCCGCCACCTACCTGCGCGGCCGCAACTCGCACCTGCGGCAAACGTGTGCTTGA
- a CDS encoding TetR/AcrR family transcriptional regulator: protein MAPRLDSNARKRAILDAALPLFARKGFAATTTKEIAQAAGVSEALIFKHFPTKASLYEAIFLTCIDDDPEYDRLVALPPGTATLAQMIQGLVTHFVIEVPADPEERARHRLSIISLLDDGEFMRQVYEGIRSRFLPCFAASIAAATAAGDLVPGPIDTENGLWLAEHLCGMMATVCLSGGAVVPYPCGRPDLARQAIWFILRGIGLRDESIAAQERGGRFPFVPFAPPQDGGIHNDEPTPERPE from the coding sequence ATGGCTCCACGCCTCGACAGCAACGCCCGCAAGCGGGCGATCCTAGACGCCGCCTTGCCGCTGTTCGCGCGCAAGGGCTTTGCCGCGACCACCACCAAGGAGATCGCGCAGGCCGCCGGCGTGTCGGAGGCGCTGATCTTCAAGCATTTCCCGACCAAGGCCTCGCTGTACGAGGCGATCTTCCTCACCTGCATCGACGACGATCCGGAATATGACCGGCTGGTGGCATTGCCGCCGGGCACCGCGACGCTGGCGCAGATGATCCAGGGGCTGGTCACCCATTTCGTGATCGAGGTTCCCGCCGATCCGGAAGAGCGGGCCCGCCATCGCCTGTCGATCATCAGCCTGCTGGACGACGGCGAGTTCATGCGGCAGGTCTATGAAGGCATCCGCAGCCGCTTCCTGCCCTGCTTCGCCGCCTCCATCGCCGCCGCCACCGCCGCAGGCGACCTTGTTCCGGGACCGATCGACACCGAGAACGGACTCTGGCTTGCCGAGCATCTTTGCGGGATGATGGCGACCGTCTGCCTGTCCGGCGGCGCGGTCGTCCCCTACCCCTGCGGCCGTCCCGACCTTGCGCGGCAGGCCATCTGGTTCATCCTGCGCGGCATCGGCCTGCGCGACGAGTCGATTGCCGCCCAGGAACGCGGCGGACGCTTTCCCTTCGTGCCATTCGCCCCGCCGCAGGACGGCGGGATCCACAATGACGAACCCACACCCGAGAGACCGGAGTAG
- a CDS encoding urate hydroxylase PuuD, which produces MEPILWEWINALARWLHVITAIAWIGSSFYFIHLDASLRRRAGAPAGTAGDAWQIHGGGFYHMTKYMVAPPQLPEDLTWFKWESYATWLSGFFLMCVLYYRGADLFLIDQDVLALTHWQAVAISVGALAAGWVAYDLMCKSPLGRNDGALALAGFVMLVATAWAMTRIFSGRGAMLQVGALMATMMACNVFMLIIPNQRRTVAAMLRGETPDPSLGKKAKQRSLHNNYLTLPVVFLMLSNHYPLVSSTRYNWVMVALVLVVGTAIRHFFNSRHAGKPTPWWTWGVAAAGMLACVWLSTLGPAGSGGDSAALPAKVGFAQVEEIVSTRCSMCHAAQPVWEGIATPPRGVVLEGDGIRRHAGEIRLQAGFSNAMPPANITGITPQERAVLAAWSGDIK; this is translated from the coding sequence ATGGAGCCCATCCTGTGGGAATGGATCAACGCCCTGGCGCGGTGGCTGCACGTCATCACCGCCATCGCCTGGATCGGATCGTCCTTCTATTTCATCCATCTCGACGCCTCGCTGCGCAGGCGGGCGGGGGCGCCAGCCGGCACGGCGGGCGATGCCTGGCAGATCCATGGCGGCGGCTTCTACCACATGACCAAATACATGGTCGCGCCGCCGCAGCTGCCCGAGGATCTCACCTGGTTCAAGTGGGAATCCTACGCCACCTGGCTCAGCGGCTTCTTCCTGATGTGCGTGCTGTACTATCGCGGCGCCGACCTGTTCCTGATCGACCAGGACGTGCTGGCGCTCACCCACTGGCAGGCGGTGGCGATCAGCGTCGGCGCGCTGGCGGCGGGCTGGGTCGCCTACGACCTGATGTGCAAGTCACCGCTCGGCCGCAACGACGGGGCGCTGGCGCTGGCCGGCTTCGTCATGCTGGTGGCGACCGCCTGGGCGATGACCCGGATCTTCAGCGGACGCGGCGCCATGCTGCAGGTCGGCGCACTGATGGCGACCATGATGGCCTGCAACGTCTTCATGCTGATCATCCCCAACCAGCGCAGGACGGTGGCCGCCATGCTGCGCGGCGAGACGCCGGACCCGTCCTTGGGCAAGAAAGCGAAGCAGCGCTCGCTGCACAACAACTACCTGACCCTGCCGGTCGTCTTCCTGATGCTGTCCAACCATTACCCGCTGGTCAGCTCCACCCGCTACAACTGGGTGATGGTGGCGCTGGTGCTGGTGGTGGGCACGGCGATCCGCCATTTCTTCAACAGCCGCCATGCCGGCAAGCCGACTCCCTGGTGGACCTGGGGCGTCGCCGCCGCCGGCATGCTCGCCTGCGTCTGGCTCAGCACCCTGGGCCCGGCGGGGAGCGGCGGCGACAGCGCCGCGCTGCCGGCCAAGGTCGGTTTCGCTCAGGTGGAGGAGATCGTCTCCACCCGTTGCAGCATGTGCCATGCCGCCCAACCGGTGTGGGAGGGCATCGCCACCCCGCCGCGCGGCGTCGTGCTGGAGGGCGACGGCATCCGCCGCCATGCCGGAGAGATCCGCCTGCAGGCCGGATTCAGCAACGCCATGCCGCCCGCCAACATCACCGGCATCACGCCGCAGGAACGTGCGGTGTTGGCTGCGTGGTCGGGCGACATCAAGTAA
- a CDS encoding multidrug efflux RND transporter permease subunit: MGSFTDIFIRRPILSVVVSLLILLIGARAMLELPIRQYPQLQNTVITVTTSYPGASPELMQGFIATPIEQAVSSAEGLDYLTSSSTQGQSVVTAYVRLNFDPNVAMTDVMAKVQQVKYQLPREANDPVILKSTGETTSILYMGFSSPELSGAAISDYLTRVVQPVLSTVEGVARAQILGGQTFAMRLWLDPVKMAARNISPADVSAAITANNYQSAPGQTKGVFVVSNVTANTGLTDVEQFREMVVKAKDGALVRMRDIATVELSSKSFDASVAMNGQQAIFIGVDSTPTGNPLNIVADIRKMESELRRNLPPNMEMEIVYDSTRFIQASIDEVVKTLLEAVAIVIVVIFLFLGSLRSVLIPVVTIPLSIIGAASFMLALGFSLNLLTLLAMVLAIGLVVDDAIVVVENIHRHIEQGKSAVAASLLGAREIVGPVISMTITLAAVYAPIGLLGGLTGALFREFAFTLAAAVIVSGVVALTLSPMMCSVILKEGGSQGRFAAFLDRQFEKLADWYERRLHGTLDYRAATLLFAVGILASVGYLFANTMSELAPEEDQGILFGISKGPQYANLDYIDSFGKQIDDTFASFPETDTRFVLTGMPTLNQGFAGMILKPWDERERSASELQPLAQAELSKVTGINVFLVSPPALPGSTGGLPVQMVISSPGDYRTIFDAIERIKDAATKSGMFIITDSDLQYDSPVVRLKIDRAKAADLGLTMQSVSSTLSVLVGGNYVNRFNLNGRSYEVIPQVPRADRLTPDSLTGYYVTSGSGAQIPLSTVVSVDTATEPNALNKYNQLPSATFSAVPMPGVSMGQVVDFLEEQARTQLPAGFNHAYLSESRQFVTEGSQLMVTFAFALVVIYLVLAAQFESLRDPLVILVSVPMSICGALLPLFFGLSTMNIYTQVGLVTLIGLISKHGILLVEFAREMQINEGVDRRTAIEHAARVRLRPILMTTAAMVVGLLPLLTAAGAGAASRFSIGLVIVAGMLIGTLFTLFVLPAVYTLLAKDHFAASRSTRAEELRSMT; this comes from the coding sequence ATGGGCAGTTTCACCGACATCTTCATCCGCCGGCCCATCCTGTCGGTCGTGGTCAGCCTGCTGATCCTGCTGATCGGGGCCCGCGCGATGCTGGAACTGCCGATCCGGCAGTATCCGCAGTTGCAGAACACGGTCATCACCGTGACCACCAGCTATCCCGGCGCTTCGCCGGAACTGATGCAGGGCTTCATCGCCACGCCGATCGAACAGGCGGTGTCCTCGGCCGAGGGGCTCGACTACCTGACCTCCTCCTCCACCCAGGGGCAGAGCGTGGTCACCGCCTATGTCCGGCTGAACTTCGACCCCAACGTCGCGATGACCGACGTGATGGCGAAGGTGCAGCAGGTGAAGTACCAGCTGCCGCGCGAGGCCAACGACCCGGTCATCCTGAAATCGACCGGCGAGACGACCTCGATCCTCTACATGGGCTTCTCCAGCCCCGAGCTGTCCGGGGCGGCGATCTCCGACTATCTGACGCGCGTGGTGCAGCCGGTGCTGTCCACGGTGGAGGGCGTCGCCCGCGCCCAGATCCTGGGCGGCCAGACCTTCGCCATGCGGCTGTGGCTCGACCCGGTCAAGATGGCGGCGCGCAACATCTCCCCCGCCGACGTCTCGGCGGCGATCACCGCCAACAACTACCAATCAGCGCCCGGCCAGACCAAGGGCGTCTTCGTCGTCTCCAACGTCACCGCCAACACCGGCCTGACCGACGTCGAGCAGTTCCGCGAGATGGTGGTGAAGGCCAAGGACGGGGCGCTGGTGCGCATGCGCGACATCGCCACGGTCGAACTCAGCTCCAAGAGCTTCGACGCCAGCGTGGCGATGAACGGGCAGCAGGCGATCTTCATCGGCGTCGACAGCACCCCCACCGGCAACCCGCTGAACATCGTCGCCGACATCCGCAAGATGGAGTCCGAGCTGCGGCGCAACCTGCCGCCCAACATGGAGATGGAGATCGTCTACGACAGCACCCGCTTCATCCAGGCCTCGATCGACGAGGTGGTGAAGACGCTGCTGGAGGCGGTCGCCATCGTCATCGTCGTCATCTTCCTGTTCCTGGGCAGCTTGCGCTCGGTGCTGATCCCGGTGGTGACCATCCCACTGTCGATCATCGGCGCCGCCAGCTTCATGCTGGCGCTCGGCTTCTCGCTGAACCTGCTGACGCTGCTGGCGATGGTGCTCGCCATCGGCCTGGTGGTCGACGACGCCATCGTCGTGGTCGAGAACATCCACCGCCACATCGAGCAGGGCAAATCGGCGGTCGCCGCGTCGCTGCTGGGGGCGCGGGAGATCGTCGGGCCGGTCATCTCGATGACCATCACGCTGGCGGCGGTCTATGCCCCCATCGGCCTGCTGGGCGGGCTGACCGGCGCCCTGTTCCGCGAGTTCGCCTTCACGCTCGCCGCCGCGGTGATCGTGTCGGGCGTCGTGGCGCTGACGCTGTCGCCGATGATGTGCTCGGTCATCCTCAAGGAGGGCGGCTCCCAGGGCCGTTTCGCTGCCTTCCTCGACCGCCAGTTCGAGAAGCTGGCCGACTGGTACGAGCGGCGCCTGCACGGCACGCTCGACTATCGCGCGGCCACCCTGCTGTTCGCCGTCGGCATCCTGGCCAGCGTCGGCTACCTGTTCGCCAACACCATGTCGGAACTGGCGCCGGAGGAGGACCAGGGCATCCTGTTCGGCATCTCCAAGGGGCCGCAATACGCCAACCTCGACTACATCGACAGCTTCGGCAAGCAGATCGACGACACCTTCGCTTCCTTCCCCGAGACCGATACCCGCTTCGTCCTGACCGGCATGCCCACCCTGAACCAGGGCTTCGCCGGCATGATCCTCAAGCCGTGGGACGAGCGCGAGCGCAGTGCGTCGGAACTCCAGCCGCTGGCCCAGGCGGAGCTGAGCAAGGTGACGGGCATCAACGTGTTCCTGGTGTCGCCGCCGGCCCTGCCGGGATCCACCGGCGGCCTGCCGGTGCAGATGGTCATCTCCAGCCCCGGCGACTACCGCACCATCTTCGACGCCATCGAGCGGATCAAGGACGCCGCCACCAAGAGCGGCATGTTCATCATCACTGACAGCGACCTGCAATATGACAGCCCGGTCGTCCGGCTGAAGATCGATCGCGCCAAGGCGGCCGATCTCGGGCTGACCATGCAGTCGGTGTCGAGCACGCTGTCGGTGCTGGTCGGCGGCAACTACGTCAACCGCTTCAACCTGAACGGCCGCTCCTACGAGGTCATCCCGCAGGTGCCGCGGGCCGACCGGCTGACGCCGGACTCGCTGACCGGCTACTACGTCACCTCCGGGTCCGGCGCCCAGATCCCGCTGTCGACCGTGGTGTCGGTGGATACGGCGACCGAGCCCAACGCCCTGAACAAGTACAACCAGCTGCCGTCGGCCACCTTCTCGGCGGTGCCGATGCCGGGCGTCTCGATGGGCCAGGTCGTCGATTTCCTGGAGGAGCAGGCGCGCACCCAGCTGCCGGCCGGCTTCAACCACGCCTACCTGTCGGAATCGCGGCAGTTCGTGACCGAGGGCAGCCAGCTGATGGTCACCTTCGCCTTCGCGCTGGTGGTGATCTATCTGGTGCTGGCGGCGCAGTTCGAATCGCTGCGCGACCCGCTGGTGATCCTGGTGTCGGTGCCGATGTCGATCTGCGGCGCGCTGCTGCCGCTGTTCTTCGGCCTGTCCACCATGAACATCTACACCCAGGTCGGCCTGGTGACGCTGATCGGCCTGATTTCCAAGCACGGCATCCTGCTGGTCGAGTTCGCCCGCGAGATGCAGATCAACGAGGGCGTCGACCGCCGCACCGCGATCGAGCATGCCGCCCGCGTCCGCCTGCGCCCGATCCTGATGACCACCGCGGCGATGGTGGTCGGCCTGCTTCCGCTGCTGACCGCGGCCGGTGCCGGCGCGGCCAGCCGCTTCTCCATCGGCCTCGTCATCGTGGCCGGCATGCTGATCGGCACGCTGTTCACGCTGTTCGTCCTGCCGGCGGTCTACACGCTGCTGGCCAAGGACCATTTCGCCGCCTCGCGCTCCACCCGCGCCGAGGAGCTGCGCAGCATGACCTGA
- a CDS encoding efflux RND transporter periplasmic adaptor subunit: MTLDHSPKTETSFGHPAAEPGHGASPPPPPKHPRKPVTRGRLTVRIVIMLVVLGLLGAALYGFNTFRAKAIADFFANNKPPPTPVALAEATVQTIPKYLSAIGTLQAARQVTVAPEVAGRVDRIPFESGARVKAGDPLVQLNDATEQADLLAQRAQARLAELNLERYRDLRRSQATPQSNVDQYQAQLDEINANMKRTQALIGQKLIKAPFDGELGIRQVNVGDYVNPGATIVTLTDLSQLYINFTLPEQSFTRLSVGQGVLINVDALPGRDFEAKITTIEPQVSVDTRAVKVQATMDNRQRQLRPGMFANVRVVLPPQPDTLIVPETAIDYTVYGDSVFVATSQKTPDGKEQLVVERKPVKVGDRLANQVEIRSGIKPGDRVVVSGQLKLANGAAVVPAESNPLTPPQTLPQN; the protein is encoded by the coding sequence GTGACCCTGGACCATTCGCCAAAGACCGAGACGTCATTCGGGCACCCGGCGGCCGAGCCGGGCCACGGGGCGTCGCCGCCCCCGCCGCCGAAGCATCCGCGCAAGCCCGTCACCCGTGGGCGGCTGACGGTTCGCATCGTCATCATGCTGGTGGTGCTGGGGCTGCTGGGCGCGGCGCTCTACGGCTTCAACACCTTCCGCGCCAAGGCGATCGCCGACTTCTTCGCCAACAACAAGCCTCCGCCCACCCCGGTGGCGCTGGCGGAGGCGACGGTGCAGACCATCCCGAAATACCTGTCCGCCATCGGCACGCTGCAGGCGGCCCGGCAGGTGACGGTGGCCCCCGAGGTCGCCGGCCGCGTCGACCGCATTCCCTTCGAATCGGGCGCCCGCGTCAAGGCCGGCGACCCGCTGGTGCAGCTGAACGACGCCACCGAGCAGGCCGACCTGCTGGCCCAGCGCGCCCAGGCGCGGCTGGCCGAGCTGAACCTGGAACGCTACCGCGACCTGCGCCGCAGCCAGGCCACGCCGCAGAGCAACGTCGACCAGTATCAGGCGCAGCTCGACGAGATCAACGCGAACATGAAGCGGACCCAGGCCCTGATCGGCCAGAAGCTGATCAAGGCGCCGTTCGACGGCGAGCTGGGCATCCGGCAGGTCAATGTCGGCGATTACGTCAATCCCGGCGCCACCATCGTCACGCTGACCGACCTGTCGCAGCTCTACATCAACTTCACCCTGCCGGAGCAGTCCTTCACCAGGCTGTCGGTCGGCCAGGGCGTGCTGATCAACGTCGATGCCCTGCCCGGTCGCGATTTCGAGGCGAAGATCACCACCATCGAACCGCAGGTCAGCGTCGACACCCGCGCCGTCAAGGTACAGGCGACCATGGACAACCGCCAACGCCAGCTGCGGCCGGGCATGTTCGCCAATGTCCGCGTCGTCCTGCCGCCGCAGCCCGACACGCTGATCGTGCCGGAAACCGCGATCGACTACACCGTCTACGGCGATTCGGTCTTCGTCGCCACATCGCAGAAGACCCCCGACGGCAAGGAGCAGCTGGTGGTGGAGCGCAAACCGGTGAAGGTCGGCGACCGCCTCGCCAACCAGGTGGAGATCCGCAGCGGCATCAAGCCCGGCGACCGCGTCGTGGTGTCGGGCCAGCTGAAGCTGGCGAACGGCGCCGCCGTCGTCCCGGCGGAGAGCAATCCGCTCACCCCGCCGCAGACCCTGCCGCAGAACTGA